In the Patescibacteria group bacterium genome, one interval contains:
- a CDS encoding EamA family transporter, which produces MWLIIAVISYLINAGVYVADKFLLSKKIHSSISYAFFVGIWSIFNFIILPLDFWLPNLQELGLDILAGVLFLVTLIFWYKALHQSEATRVVPIVGALVPVFSFILSFIFLGQSLSERELLAFLILIGGGLLISIKQTKFYLFRQVRERVRFVFGDILGGIHAAYRPTQRLILNSVTSALFFAAYYVLIKYIYMHQPFVGAFVWSRLGSFIASVSILLIPAWRHSIKESRSDSGGQSGNLFFFFSVRLLAAFAFIMLNWAISKGNVALINSLQGVQYVFLILLVLFISAKYPKVSEEELGGGVLIQKVIGATLVSAGLYMLIT; this is translated from the coding sequence ATGTGGTTAATCATTGCAGTAATTTCATATCTCATCAATGCCGGTGTTTATGTGGCGGATAAGTTTTTGTTGTCCAAAAAAATTCACTCGTCGATTTCTTATGCTTTTTTTGTTGGCATTTGGAGTATTTTTAACTTCATTATTTTGCCACTGGATTTTTGGCTTCCAAATTTGCAGGAGCTGGGCTTGGATATTCTAGCTGGCGTTCTTTTTTTAGTTACTTTAATTTTTTGGTATAAAGCCCTTCATCAATCTGAGGCTACTCGAGTAGTGCCAATCGTGGGGGCACTGGTGCCGGTTTTTAGTTTTATCTTGTCCTTTATTTTTTTAGGTCAATCGCTATCGGAGCGAGAATTATTAGCTTTTTTGATTTTGATTGGCGGTGGTCTTTTAATTTCAATTAAACAAACAAAGTTTTATTTGTTTAGGCAAGTTCGGGAACGGGTACGGTTTGTGTTTGGTGATATTTTGGGCGGTATTCACGCGGCTTATCGTCCGACGCAGCGCTTGATTCTAAATTCTGTTACCTCGGCATTATTTTTTGCCGCCTATTACGTTTTGATAAAGTATATTTATATGCACCAGCCCTTTGTTGGCGCCTTTGTCTGGTCGCGACTGGGTAGTTTTATTGCCTCTGTATCCATTCTGTTAATTCCAGCTTGGCGTCATTCGATTAAAGAAAGTCGCAGTGATAGTGGCGGTCAATCAGGTAATCTTTTTTTCTTTTTTTCTGTTCGCCTTTTAGCTGCTTTCGCGTTTATTATGTTGAATTGGGCGATTAGCAAGGGCAATGTCGCTTTGATTAATTCTTTACAAGGCGTACAATATGTTTTCTTAATTCTGCTGGTGCTCTTTATTTCCGCCAAGTATCCCAAAGTCAGCGAAGAGGAATTGGGCGGTGGAGTCTTAATTCAAAAAGTGATTGGCGCGACTTTGGTGAGTGCAGGCTTGTATATGTTGATCACGTAA
- a CDS encoding pilin, whose translation MLKKALTILNTLLIVIIFSAMLMPSIVSAFNVNNFEESSSLKKTGDETGHTRMKVTGSNLEYTIPYIINSALSLVGVIFLILMLYSGFLWMTAKDDNKAIDKAKENIKSALIGLIIVLGAYAITQLVLELFKSTVNTTA comes from the coding sequence ATGTTAAAAAAAGCCTTAACAATATTAAATACATTGCTCATTGTGATTATTTTTTCAGCAATGTTAATGCCCAGTATTGTTAGTGCCTTTAACGTTAACAACTTTGAAGAAAGTAGTAGTCTTAAAAAAACTGGCGACGAGACTGGTCACACCAGAATGAAGGTAACTGGCTCAAACTTAGAATATACAATCCCCTATATAATAAATTCTGCACTCTCACTTGTCGGCGTTATTTTTCTAATTTTAATGCTTTACAGTGGCTTTCTCTGGATGACCGCCAAGGATGATAACAAGGCCATCGATAAAGCTAAAGAAAATATAAAAAGCGCTTTAATAGGTTTAATAATCGTTCTAGGGGCTTATGCAATCACCCAATTAGTACTTGAATTATTTAAATCAACAGTAAACACAACAGCATGA
- a CDS encoding pilin: MLSASAIFASSALALDPWASGGAGEQAVADIGLGTKSPVDVATNIINIMLGFLGMIAVVIILLGGFKWMTAAGNEDKISEAKKLLAAGLIGLIIILMSYGLAKFVIEQMMNATTSA; this comes from the coding sequence ATGTTATCCGCATCTGCCATTTTTGCATCATCAGCATTAGCGCTTGACCCTTGGGCTAGCGGTGGCGCTGGCGAACAAGCCGTAGCAGATATCGGTCTAGGCACAAAAAGTCCAGTGGACGTGGCTACCAACATAATCAACATTATGCTTGGTTTCCTTGGTATGATTGCTGTAGTAATCATCTTGCTAGGTGGATTCAAATGGATGACTGCCGCAGGTAACGAAGATAAAATCAGTGAAGCGAAAAAACTTCTAGCCGCTGGTTTAATCGGCTTAATCATTATCTTAATGTCTTACGGTTTGGCTAAGTTCGTTATTGAACAAATGATGAATGCGACTACTTCCGCATAA
- a CDS encoding pilin: MKKIKITLVSLFMSLSFVNIAFAITAPLGNLGKLREKTSFAEGEGTDTAMAENIGIGINLFLSILGIIFVILIIYAGYKWMMAQGDDGEIKKAKSTINRAVIGLIIIIGSFAIWNLISNKLLPV, translated from the coding sequence ATGAAAAAAATAAAAATCACACTGGTATCACTTTTCATGTCACTATCATTCGTCAATATTGCCTTTGCAATAACTGCTCCACTCGGCAACCTAGGAAAACTCAGAGAAAAAACTAGTTTTGCAGAGGGCGAAGGAACTGATACTGCTATGGCCGAAAATATCGGCATTGGCATCAATCTTTTTTTAAGTATCCTGGGCATCATCTTTGTTATTCTAATAATCTACGCCGGCTACAAATGGATGATGGCACAAGGAGACGACGGAGAAATTAAAAAAGCTAAAAGCACTATTAATCGAGCTGTAATCGGCCTAATTATCATCATTGGCTCATTTGCCATTTGGAATTTAATCTCTAACAAACTACTTCCAGTTTAA